The Plasmodium cynomolgi strain B DNA, scaffold: 0509, whole genome shotgun sequence region ATTTaaccttttcaaaaaaatagtgtTTGTTGCgtctatttatatattttcaaatctatttatttatagtattattcttttcagcaatattattattatcgtGATGTATATCAGGCGATCCAATATGATATTGGAAATGAATATGATTCATTTcctgaagaaaatttttaaggaacgaacaaaatataatgtttCCATTACTATGGATTGCTCGAGACTAAAAAAGTATTTAATAAAACTCGATAATGAGAAAGgttgtaaaaacaaaaattgttGTAAATACATAAACTAcgtattaaataaaatggtacACACATATTATGATTCAAATagttctattttttatatttataatactTATATGAACCataagaataataataagGAGATAATGAATTTATGtttaaaggaaataaattacatgATTCcggagaaatataaaaaaattaatttgctATATAATGCATACGAGAAATGTCAGCCTTATGCTTCTAAGGAGTATACTAGTAATTCATGTTCTCTTGCTAATACATGTGTACAcgcatataataatataatgataGAATATACAAAGCGAGATGATGCTAAATTTTGCAAAGCATTAAAAGATCTTAAGGATTTTCTTGAAAAGAATGAACCACCCCTAACAAGTGACTGCTATCCGATATTTTcggtttcacttttttaccCTTATTATTGCAATGAACTACtcaagaaaaaagaaaaggataatTCATATATAGATCACCCCAATACTGAATTAGTATTACTTCGAGCAGTGGTACCCGGactggaaaaaagaaactctGCAGTAGGAGAACCAGAAGACGGAACTGACAC contains the following coding sequences:
- a CDS encoding hypothetical protein (putative); this translates as MILEMNMIHFLKKIFKERTKYNVSITMDCSRLKKYLIKLDNEKGCKNKNCCKYINYVLNKMVHTYYDSNSSIFYIYNTYMNHKNNNKEIMNLCLKEINYMIPEKYKKINLLYNAYEKCQPYASKEYTNLKDFLEKNEPPLTSDCYPIFSVSLFYPYYCNELLKKKEKDNSYIDHPNTELVLLRAVVPGLEKRNSAVGEPEDGTDTEERATSVGTIIGTSLGIVLPLIVIYRVRKTYFKNKIILYEYLYYV